The Candidatus Polarisedimenticolaceae bacterium DNA window CCCGAACCTCCTCGCACACGCCGGGCTTGCGACCGTCGATCTCGGCGCGGCGCTCTTCGCCTTGCTCGCGGCGTTCCTGTTCCTCCGGTTCCTGCGCGAGCCGTCGACCCCGCGCGCGATCGCTTCGGGATTCGGCTTTGCCTGCGCCGTGCTGACGAAGGTGTCGCTGATGCTGCTCGTCCCGTGGGCGATCGTCGTCGCGACGTTCTTTTTCTTCGGCGAGCGCGATCGTTGGGCGGCGCGCGCGACCTACGTGCTGCCTCGCCTCCTGCTGATCGCGGTCGTCGCGCTCGCCGCGATCGACGTGTTCTACCTCGTCGAGATGCGCGGCGGCTCGCCGATGGCGCCGTTCACCGAGTATGGGACGAGCATCTCGACGGTGTTCCGTTGGGTCTCCGACGCCTACGCAAAGCCACAGTTCCTGCTCGGCCGGTTCTCACCGACCGGCTGGTGGTACTACTACCCGGTCGCGATCGCCCTCAAGACGCCGCTGACGACGCTCGTCCTCATGCTCGCGGCGTTCGGCGCCGCGCTCGCGCGACCCTGGCGCTGGGGATTCGACGCGGCGACGATCGTCCTCTTCGTGCTCATGCTCCTGGGCGTCTCGTGCGCGTCGAGCATGAACATCGGCCTCCGCCACGTGCTGCCGCTCTACCCGTTCCTCTACGTGCTCACGGCACCGGTCGCGCTCGCTGCGGTGCGACGCTGGAAACGATTCGCGATCGTCGCGGTCGTTCTCCTGTGCGCGGGCACCGTCGTCAGCGCCGCCCTCGCCTTCCCCAACTACATCGGCTACTTCAACGCGCTCGTTCCTGCGCGAAATGCCGACCGCTACCTCATCGACTCGAATCTCGATTGGGGCCAAGACCTGCGCCGCCTCGGCCGCTTCATGGACGAAAAGAAGATCGCCAAGATTCACGTCTGGTACTTCGGCGGCGGCGACCCGACCTACACGCTCGGCGAGAAGGCGATCGCGCTCACGAGCTGCGACGCCGCGGAGCCGGGCTACTACGCGATCAGCCGCCAGTACTTTCGCGGGAACGAGAAGGAGTGCGAGTCCGCGTTCCGAGACGCGCGCTACGTCGCGACCGTGGGCAGCTCGATCCTCGTCTTCGAGAAGTAGCTCAGACCTCGGGATCGGGAGTCCACATCACGCGTTCGCCGGCGCGCGTCGGCTTCCCCGGTTCGGCGGGCTCGACCTTGCAGCTCACGAGCTGGCGCGCCCAGCCCACTTGCGATTGGAGCTGCGAGCTGCCGAAGTACCGGACCGCCCTGACGTGGGCGTCGGACTCGTCGCGCGCTTCGATCAGCGTCTCGTGATTGAACCTGCGCTGCTCTCCTCGGACGGTCTCGATGTAATCGTACGTGACGACGAATCGTCGAAGCATCGCAACCTCCCGTGGCCGAAGGGTTGCGATGAGTCTACGTGATGCGCCATGCGACCGCACTCCGCTCGTGGGAAAATGCCCGCAATGACAAAGGACGTGATCTCTCTCGGTGGACAGGTGTGGAAGCTAACCCCGGTGCGATGAGCTGGCGCCGGCCGGCGTACTGGCTGGGGCAGGACGCGGCGCCCGTCGGCGCCGAGCGGCGCTTCCATCTCGCGCGCTTCCTGATCCTGCGCCTACTCGGCCTCGTCTATTTCACCGGGTTCATGGTCCTCGTGAACCAGGGCCGGCAGCTCATCGGCTCGCACGGGCTCCTCCCCGTCGCGGAGTTCATTCCGCGCGCGACACAGCAGCTCGGCTCCGTCGCGGACGGGTTTCTGCGCCTGCCGAGCGTGTTCTGGTTCGCCCACTCCGATGCGTGGCTCACGGGTCTTGCGTGGGCCGGCGCCATCCTCTCGTTCCTCGTCATGATCGGCCTCACGAACGCCGGCGCGATGCTCGTGCTGTGGGCGCTCTACATGTCGTTCGTCCATGTCGGGCAGGACTGGTACAGCTACGGCTGGGAGATCCAGCTCCTCGAGACCGGCTTCCTCGCCGTCTTCCTCTGTCCGTGGAATTCCTGGCGGCCGTTTCCCCGGAACCGCCCCGCGCCGATCGTGATCTGGCTGTTCCGCTGGCTCATCCTCCGCATCATGGTCGGTGCCGGCATGATCAAGATGCGCGGTGACTCGTGCTGGCGCGATCTCACGTGCCTCGACTACCACTACGAGACGCAGCCGAACCCGAACCCGCTGTCGCGCTTCTTCCACTTCGAGCCCAAGTGGCTGTCGCGCGTCGGGTGCGCGTTCAATCATCTCATCGAGCTCGTGTTCCCGTGGCTCATGTTCCTCGGCCGGTGGCCGACCCGCGTGGCGGGGATCGGCTTCGTCGTCTTCCAGTGCACGCTCATCGTGAGCGGCAACCTCTCGTTCCTGAACTGGCTCACGATCGTGCCCGCGCTCGCGTGCTTCGACGACGCGTTCCTGGCACGCGTCCTTCCCCGCGCGTTCGGCCGGTGGGCCGAGGAGGCCGAATTGGGGCGTCCCACCGCCGTGCCGTGGCGTGAGCGCCTGCGATTCGTCACACTGATCGTGCTGACGGTCGCGATCGGTTGGCTGTCGATTCCCGTGGTGACGAACCTGCTGTCGGTGTCGGGACGCCAGATCATGAACACGTCGTTCGACCCCCTCGATCTCGTCAACACCTACGGCGCCTTCGGCTCGGTCGGGCGCGAGCGGCGCGAGATCGTCTTCGAGGGCACATCGGACGCGAACCCCGACGATCCGAGCGTGACGTGGCGCGAGTACCAGTTCAAGTGCGCGCCGTGCGAGGTGACGCGCCGGCCGTGCTTCATCAGCCCTTACCACTACCGGCTCGACTGGCAGATCTGGTTCGCCGCGATGGCACGGCCCGAGCAGTACCCCTGGACGCTGCGCTTCACGTGGAATCTCCTGCACAACGATCCGGTGACGCTGTCGCTCCTCGCCGGGAATCCGTTCCCCGCGGCACCGCCGCGGTTCATCCGTGCGCGGCTCTACGTCTACCGGTTCGCGCCGATCGGGTCGGACGCGTGGTGGAAGCGCGACCTCATGGGCGATTGGCTGCCTCCGCTCTCGACGGAGGATCCACGCCTCATCCAGTTCTTGAAGACGTATGGATGGCTGCCGGGATCGTCGGGATCATGAGCGAGAGCGGACCGATCCTCTTCTACGACGGCGTGTGCGCGCTGTGCAACGGTGCGGTGACGTTCGTCTTGAAGCGCGATCGATCGCGCGCCGTCCGTTTCGCCGCGCTCCAGGGCGACACGGCGAAGGCGTATCGCGCGTCGCACCCCGGCCTCGACGGCGTCGATTCGATGATCTGGGCCGGCGACGGTGGCGCGCCGCTGATCCGCTCCGATGCGGCGATCGCGATCGGCCGCCACGTCGGCGGCGTGTGGGGTGTGATGGCGTCGATCGCTCGCGTCGTGCCTCGATTCCTCCGCGACACGGTTTACGACTTCATCGCGCGGATCCGGTATCGCACGTTCGGCAAGTACGACGCGTGTCCGATCCCTCCGCCCGAGCATCGCGGACGGTTTCTGCCTTGAGGAATTGGGAAGCAAAAGGGGACTCTCCCCATTAAGATGGCCGGATGGGCGTCGCTTCCGGCCAGATGCTGCTGCACTACCGTCTCGTCGAGACGATCGGCGAAGGCGGGATGGGTGTCGTGTGGAAGGCGATCGACACCAATCTCGACCGTGAGGTCGCGGTCAAGATCCTTCCCGCGGCGCTGGCCGGCGACCCGGAGCGCCTGGCGCGCTTCGATCGCGAAGCGAAGGTCCTCGCGTCGCTCAACCACCCCAACGTTGCGACGGTCCACGGCTTCCACGACGTCGACGGCGTCCGCTTCCTCGTCATGGAGCTGGTCTCCGGCGAGACGCTCGAAGAGAAGCTGAAGCGCGGCCCGATCCCGGTTGACGAGGCGATCCCGATCGGGCGGAAGATCATCGACGGCGTCGAGTACGCGCACGAGCGCGGGATCGTCCACCGCGACCTCAAGCCGGCGAACGTCATCCTGACGGCCGACGGCGGCGTGAAGGTGCTCGACTTCGGCCTGGCGAAGGCGATCGCCGGCGACGCCGGCGCGTCGCCGACCTCGACACCGACGGTGATCCCGACGTTGACGAGCATGGGAACGGTCGCGGGGATGATCCTCGGCACCGCGGCGTACATGAGCCCCGAGCAGGCGCGCGGCGTGAGCCTCGACCGGCGCTCCGACATCTGGGCGTTCGGCGCCGTCTTCTACGAGATGCTCACCGGCCGGCGCGCGTTCGAGGGAGAGACGATCTCCGACACGCTCGCGTCGGTCCTCCGCGCGCCACTCGAGTGGGACGCGCTGCCGGCGTCGACGCCACCCGCGGTCGTACGCCTCCTGAAGCGTTGCCTCGAGCGCGACCCCAAGAGGCGCCTGCGCGACATCGGAGAGGCGCGCATCGCGCTGGACACGATGTCGGCGGAACCCGAGACCGCAACCGCCGTGGTGACGACGAAGCGCTCACCTCTTCCCTGGGTTCTTTTCGCTGCCGCGTCGATCGCCGCCATCGTTCTCGGCGGCGCGTCGATGCTTCGCAAGCCGCCCGAGGCTCGCGTCGTGCGGTTCACGGTTCCGGCGGACCCGAAGGTAACGAGAATGGACTGGCCGCGCCTCTCCCCCGACGGAAGAATCCTCGCCTTCCAGGGACTCGACGCCGGCGGAAAGGTCTCGATCTGGGTCCGCCCGATCGATTCGCTGACGGCGTACCCGCTGGCGGGGACCGAGGGCGCCACGGGCCGGCCGTTCTGGTCCCCCGATTCGAAGTACCTCGCGTACTTCGACGGCAACCAGCTCAAGAAGATCCAGGTCGCCGGTGGGCCGCCGCAGACGATCGGGGAGGCCGAATTCGGCTCCGATGGGTCGTGGGGCGCGACAGGAACGATCATCTTCGACGGGCGGAACGCCCAGGACTCGATTCGCCAGATCCCGGCCGCCGGCGGTAAGGCCAGCCCCGTGTTCTCTCCCGCGGGACTGAAGAAGCTCCCGAACAACGCGTGGCCGTTCTTCCTGCCCGATGGGAAGCACTTCCTTTTCACGAGCAGCGAGACGAACGACGTGAGCAGTTTGACGGTGTTTGCCAGCAGCGTCGGCGGGGACGACGCGAAGAAACTGGTGCCGACCGGATCGCGCGTGGAGTACGCGGACGGCCACCTCGTCTACGTCCTCCGCGGCACGCTCGTCGCGCAGAAGTTCGACCCCGATCGGCTCGAGGTCTCGGGAGATCCGGTGCCTCTCGCGGATCGCGTCAACGAGAACAACACGCGCGCGCTCTTCTCGGTCTCGACCACGGGCGCGATCGCTTTTCAGAGCGGTGCGGCGGCCGACAACAGCGAGCTGGTCTGGATCGATCGCAGCGGCAAGGAATTGGGCAAGGTGGGTCCGCCCGCGCCGTACGTCGACGTGATGGTCGCGCCCGACGGCGCGAGGGTCGCGTACTCGCTGCGCGACGAGCGTGACGGCAGCCTCGATGTCTGGGTGCGCGACCTCGCCCGGGACACGGCGTCGCGATTGACGTTCGACCCCGCCGATGACGCACGGCCGGTCTGGACTCCCGACGGGCAGCGCATCGCGTTCATGTCGACGCGCGGCGACGGCAAGCGGCGGTGCTACGTGAAGGCCGCGAACGGGATCGGCACCGAGACGCTCCTCTACGAGGGCGACCGGCCGGTCACCCCGGAATCGTTCTCCCCCGATGGCAAGCTGCTCGCGTACGACGTCTTGTTCACCGGCGCACCGACGACGATCGGCGTGGTCTCGCCGGAGGCGAAGGGGACGCCGGTCGAGATTGCCGGGACGACGAACTTCTTGAACCCGAAGTTCTCGCCG harbors:
- a CDS encoding DCC1-like thiol-disulfide oxidoreductase family protein, with amino-acid sequence MSESGPILFYDGVCALCNGAVTFVLKRDRSRAVRFAALQGDTAKAYRASHPGLDGVDSMIWAGDGGAPLIRSDAAIAIGRHVGGVWGVMASIARVVPRFLRDTVYDFIARIRYRTFGKYDACPIPPPEHRGRFLP
- a CDS encoding lipase maturation factor family protein, producing MSWRRPAYWLGQDAAPVGAERRFHLARFLILRLLGLVYFTGFMVLVNQGRQLIGSHGLLPVAEFIPRATQQLGSVADGFLRLPSVFWFAHSDAWLTGLAWAGAILSFLVMIGLTNAGAMLVLWALYMSFVHVGQDWYSYGWEIQLLETGFLAVFLCPWNSWRPFPRNRPAPIVIWLFRWLILRIMVGAGMIKMRGDSCWRDLTCLDYHYETQPNPNPLSRFFHFEPKWLSRVGCAFNHLIELVFPWLMFLGRWPTRVAGIGFVVFQCTLIVSGNLSFLNWLTIVPALACFDDAFLARVLPRAFGRWAEEAELGRPTAVPWRERLRFVTLIVLTVAIGWLSIPVVTNLLSVSGRQIMNTSFDPLDLVNTYGAFGSVGRERREIVFEGTSDANPDDPSVTWREYQFKCAPCEVTRRPCFISPYHYRLDWQIWFAAMARPEQYPWTLRFTWNLLHNDPVTLSLLAGNPFPAAPPRFIRARLYVYRFAPIGSDAWWKRDLMGDWLPPLSTEDPRLIQFLKTYGWLPGSSGS
- a CDS encoding protein kinase — translated: MGVASGQMLLHYRLVETIGEGGMGVVWKAIDTNLDREVAVKILPAALAGDPERLARFDREAKVLASLNHPNVATVHGFHDVDGVRFLVMELVSGETLEEKLKRGPIPVDEAIPIGRKIIDGVEYAHERGIVHRDLKPANVILTADGGVKVLDFGLAKAIAGDAGASPTSTPTVIPTLTSMGTVAGMILGTAAYMSPEQARGVSLDRRSDIWAFGAVFYEMLTGRRAFEGETISDTLASVLRAPLEWDALPASTPPAVVRLLKRCLERDPKRRLRDIGEARIALDTMSAEPETATAVVTTKRSPLPWVLFAAASIAAIVLGGASMLRKPPEARVVRFTVPADPKVTRMDWPRLSPDGRILAFQGLDAGGKVSIWVRPIDSLTAYPLAGTEGATGRPFWSPDSKYLAYFDGNQLKKIQVAGGPPQTIGEAEFGSDGSWGATGTIIFDGRNAQDSIRQIPAAGGKASPVFSPAGLKKLPNNAWPFFLPDGKHFLFTSSETNDVSSLTVFASSVGGDDAKKLVPTGSRVEYADGHLVYVLRGTLVAQKFDPDRLEVSGDPVPLADRVNENNTRALFSVSTTGAIAFQSGAAADNSELVWIDRSGKELGKVGPPAPYVDVMVAPDGARVAYSLRDERDGSLDVWVRDLARDTASRLTFDPADDARPVWTPDGQRIAFMSTRGDGKRRCYVKAANGIGTETLLYEGDRPVTPESFSPDGKLLAYDVLFTGAPTTIGVVSPEAKGTPVEIAGTTNFLNPKFSPDGRFIAYTSAETRTNEVYVQTWPLGGGKWQVSNGGGTGPRWRSDGKELFYRTPDFDFVAVPVTLGAQFSAGIPKTLFRRRIVTGPIGIMSWSVAADGQKFLLNATTGGASIPEFSVILNWPETLRAD
- a CDS encoding glycosyltransferase family 39 protein, encoding MILAVIMLASATLCTLATRDSSATDDEPAHIAAGYLKVAKGRFDFYNEQPPLVNTVSALPLMLGKYSLPPDWNEPNVNPWHFGKAFLYRSGNDADGILWRTRLPIVGLFVILQLVVYAFAFELTQRAWAALLATTLTAFCPNLLAHAGLATVDLGAALFALLAAFLFLRFLREPSTPRAIASGFGFACAVLTKVSLMLLVPWAIVVATFFFFGERDRWAARATYVLPRLLLIAVVALAAIDVFYLVEMRGGSPMAPFTEYGTSISTVFRWVSDAYAKPQFLLGRFSPTGWWYYYPVAIALKTPLTTLVLMLAAFGAALARPWRWGFDAATIVLFVLMLLGVSCASSMNIGLRHVLPLYPFLYVLTAPVALAAVRRWKRFAIVAVVLLCAGTVVSAALAFPNYIGYFNALVPARNADRYLIDSNLDWGQDLRRLGRFMDEKKIAKIHVWYFGGGDPTYTLGEKAIALTSCDAAEPGYYAISRQYFRGNEKECESAFRDARYVATVGSSILVFEK